In Cytobacillus oceanisediminis, the following proteins share a genomic window:
- a CDS encoding sigma-54 interaction domain-containing protein has protein sequence MQTVMIVGAGKGGTSILKIIKETAVLDVKAMVDIDPDADGLQIAKESDIPIGTDWRHFMDQDIDIIIEVTGNEQVFIDIREARSKNTVLIPGSVAFLIAKLLEEKEELISKFRNETYKHDLIFNSTDDGMIVINNLSEITVFNRSAERITGIKRKDALGKKINEVITDSMLPRVMATRRIEANQAMTLANGLKIITTRIPMLGENNELMGAFAVFKDITEVVSLAEEITNLKEIQTMLQAIIQSSEEAISVVDENGKGILINPAYSRLTGLEEEKVIGKPATADISEGESVHMKVLQTRRAMRGVAMRVGPKRKDVIVNVAPVIVDGKLKGSVGVIHDVSEIQNLNRELSRARQIIRTLEAKYSFEDIIGTSEEMTLAIEQARLGAKTPATVLLRGESGTGKELFAHAIHNASDRKYNKFIRVNCAALSESLLESELFGYEEGAFSGAKRGGKRGLFEEADKGSIFLDEIGELTANTQAKLLRVLQEHEITRVGGTKPVSIDVRVIAATNVNLEKGIADGTFREDLYYRLNRMPIHIPSLRRRKEDIPLLCSRLIQKINQEYGRNVEGVTEQAVNKLMAYDWPGNVRELDNILGRAIIFMNYNETEIEERHIPDLIGANNPFPSVETSEEAQTKTLTQLVEQYEAKMIRQTLHKLDGNKTKTAKSLGLSVRNLYYKLEKYDIAKDGMQ, from the coding sequence ATGCAAACAGTAATGATTGTCGGTGCAGGAAAAGGCGGTACGTCCATCCTTAAAATAATAAAAGAAACGGCTGTTCTGGATGTAAAAGCAATGGTGGATATCGATCCGGATGCTGACGGGCTTCAGATTGCCAAAGAAAGCGACATCCCGATTGGCACTGATTGGCGTCATTTTATGGATCAAGATATTGATATCATTATTGAAGTTACCGGAAATGAACAAGTATTTATCGACATCAGGGAAGCCAGAAGCAAAAATACGGTCCTAATACCTGGAAGTGTAGCTTTTTTAATCGCGAAATTACTTGAAGAAAAGGAAGAGCTGATTTCAAAATTCAGAAATGAAACGTATAAGCATGATTTGATTTTTAATTCGACTGATGACGGAATGATAGTAATCAATAATCTTAGTGAGATTACAGTCTTTAATCGAAGTGCGGAGAGAATAACAGGAATTAAGAGGAAAGACGCTTTAGGAAAAAAAATTAATGAAGTCATTACGGACAGCATGCTTCCCAGAGTTATGGCGACAAGGAGAATTGAAGCGAATCAGGCAATGACTTTGGCAAATGGCCTGAAAATTATAACGACAAGAATACCGATGCTTGGAGAAAATAACGAATTAATGGGTGCATTTGCTGTTTTTAAGGACATAACAGAAGTAGTCTCGCTTGCGGAAGAAATTACGAATTTGAAAGAGATACAGACGATGCTTCAGGCGATTATTCAATCAAGTGAGGAAGCCATTTCCGTAGTTGATGAAAATGGGAAAGGGATTTTGATTAATCCGGCATATTCCAGGCTTACTGGCCTGGAAGAAGAAAAAGTGATCGGGAAGCCTGCCACAGCGGATATTTCCGAAGGTGAAAGTGTTCATATGAAGGTTCTTCAAACGAGAAGGGCGATGAGAGGTGTGGCCATGAGGGTCGGACCGAAAAGAAAGGATGTTATTGTAAATGTTGCGCCTGTCATTGTTGATGGAAAGTTAAAAGGAAGTGTTGGTGTTATTCACGACGTATCGGAAATTCAGAATCTGAACCGTGAATTAAGCCGGGCAAGACAGATTATCCGTACATTGGAAGCGAAATATTCATTTGAGGATATTATTGGAACATCTGAAGAGATGACGCTTGCAATTGAACAGGCAAGACTTGGAGCTAAAACTCCCGCTACCGTTTTGCTTAGAGGAGAATCAGGGACAGGCAAAGAATTGTTCGCCCACGCTATACATAATGCAAGCGACCGAAAATATAACAAGTTTATCAGGGTTAATTGCGCCGCGTTATCAGAGTCTCTTCTGGAAAGCGAATTATTCGGCTATGAAGAGGGGGCATTCTCGGGAGCAAAAAGAGGCGGTAAACGGGGTTTGTTTGAGGAAGCTGATAAAGGCAGTATCTTTCTGGATGAAATTGGCGAGCTGACAGCTAACACTCAGGCGAAACTGCTCAGGGTTCTTCAAGAACATGAAATTACAAGAGTTGGAGGGACCAAGCCTGTTTCAATAGATGTTCGTGTTATTGCTGCGACCAATGTGAATTTAGAAAAAGGAATTGCAGACGGCACCTTCAGGGAAGACTTATACTACAGGCTGAATAGAATGCCCATACATATTCCTTCATTAAGACGCAGGAAGGAGGATATTCCTCTTCTATGCAGCAGACTTATTCAAAAGATCAATCAGGAATATGGACGGAATGTAGAAGGTGTAACAGAACAAGCTGTTAATAAACTGATGGCTTATGATTGGCCGGGAAATGTGAGAGAACTTGATAATATCCTCGGCAGGGCCATTATTTTTATGAATTACAACGAAACGGAAATAGAGGAACGGCATATTCCGGATTTAATAGGTGCCAATAATCCGTTTCCGAGCGTTGAAACAAGTGAAGAAGCACAAACTAAAACCTTAACTCAGCTGGTAGAGCAGTATGAGGCAAAAATGATCAGACAAACACTTCACAAGCTGGATGGAAATAAAACCAAGACAGCTAAATCGCTTGGACTCTCAGTCAGGAATCTTTACTATAAATTGGAGAAATACGATATTGCAAAAGATGGCATGCAATAA
- a CDS encoding DUF2627 domain-containing protein — MIRLIALLILLLPGILAVYGIKLMRDMVFGVLQSPFPYLWLQFVSGFLFLIIGLGFIAGFILYRDRKRNKVQERFKTK, encoded by the coding sequence ATGATTAGACTAATTGCTTTATTAATTTTACTCCTGCCAGGCATATTGGCTGTCTATGGGATAAAATTAATGAGAGATATGGTCTTTGGCGTATTGCAAAGCCCATTTCCATATTTATGGCTTCAATTTGTTTCAGGTTTCCTTTTCTTAATCATAGGTCTTGGCTTTATCGCAGGATTTATTCTTTATCGCGATCGAAAGAGAAACAAAGTTCAGGAACGATTTAAAACCAAATAA
- a CDS encoding YycC family protein: MKPLQISPETALMLAEKLNLPLEQIMHMPQHILIQKMMELEKEEKK, encoded by the coding sequence GTGAAGCCGCTGCAGATATCACCGGAAACAGCATTAATGCTTGCTGAAAAACTAAATCTTCCTCTTGAGCAAATCATGCACATGCCTCAGCACATTCTGATTCAAAAGATGATGGAGCTTGAGAAAGAAGAAAAAAAATAA
- the spo0A gene encoding sporulation transcription factor Spo0A — MKKIKVCVVDDNRELVGLLEEYISSQEDMEVAGVAHNGQDCLEILEQTQPDVLVLDIIMPHLDGLAVLEKMRDLNLNSLPNVIMLTAFGQEDVTKKAVDLGASYFILKPFDMDNLASHIRQVSGKSNSFLRKPAPSYRTQAEAKPKNLDASITSIIHEIGVPAHIKGYLYLREAISMVYNDIELLGSITKVLYPDIAKKFNTTASRVERAIRHAIEVAWSRGNIDSISSLFGYTVSMTKAKPTNSEFIAMVADKLRLEHKAS; from the coding sequence GTGAAGAAAATAAAAGTTTGTGTTGTGGATGATAATAGGGAACTGGTCGGGCTTTTAGAGGAATATATATCTTCCCAGGAAGACATGGAAGTTGCCGGTGTTGCTCATAATGGACAGGATTGCCTCGAAATATTAGAGCAGACACAGCCCGACGTTCTTGTATTGGATATCATCATGCCTCACTTGGATGGACTTGCTGTACTCGAAAAAATGAGAGATTTAAATTTGAATTCACTCCCTAATGTCATCATGCTTACTGCATTCGGACAGGAAGATGTCACCAAAAAGGCAGTGGATTTGGGAGCTTCTTACTTTATCCTTAAACCATTTGACATGGACAATTTGGCAAGCCATATACGTCAGGTCAGCGGAAAATCAAATTCATTTCTCCGCAAGCCCGCTCCATCTTACCGTACTCAGGCAGAAGCAAAGCCTAAGAACCTGGATGCCAGCATCACCAGCATCATCCATGAAATTGGCGTTCCTGCCCATATTAAAGGATACTTATATCTCCGTGAAGCAATTTCAATGGTGTACAATGATATAGAACTTCTCGGTTCCATTACAAAAGTGCTGTACCCCGATATAGCTAAGAAGTTTAATACTACGGCAAGCCGTGTGGAGCGTGCAATCCGCCATGCGATTGAAGTTGCGTGGAGCCGCGGTAATATTGATTCCATTTCCTCTCTTTTCGGATATACAGTCAGCATGACAAAAGCAAAGCCAACCAACTCGGAATTTATTGCAATGGTTGCAGATAAGCTGCGTCTGGAGCACAAAGCTTCTTGA
- the spoIVB gene encoding SpoIVB peptidase → MTYDVLRKIIGGILLVSLIALGFSKPVQEYLQIPANITLFEGQQLDIAKAEAVSAGLSIDNKSVSLKEDNHSISVHANENGKNEMLLELAGFPIKKVDVNVLKDFKVIPGGQSIGVKLNTVGVLVVGHHQVNTAEGKASPGETAGIKVGDIITEINGKKIEKMSDVAPFVQEAGKSGNPLQIIVSRESGKVKTELTPLKENGEETYKLGLYIRDSAAGIGTMTFYHPESKKYGALGHVISDMDTKKPIVVEDGQIVRSTVTSIEKGSNGNPGEKLARFSSDKEIIGNIVRNSPFGIFGELNRDMKNGIFDKPMPIALSHQVKEGAAQILTVVDNDEVQLFDIEIVSTIPQKFPATKGMVIKVTDQKLLDKTGGIVQGMSGSPIIQDGKIIGAVTHVFVNDPTSGYGVHIEWMLNEAGIDIYEKAEEKAS, encoded by the coding sequence TTGACATATGATGTTTTACGCAAAATAATTGGTGGAATTCTCCTTGTTTCATTAATTGCTTTAGGTTTTTCCAAGCCTGTTCAGGAATATTTGCAAATACCTGCAAATATTACTCTTTTTGAAGGGCAGCAGCTGGACATTGCAAAGGCAGAAGCAGTGTCGGCTGGACTGTCCATAGATAATAAAAGTGTTTCACTTAAGGAAGATAACCATTCGATATCGGTTCATGCAAATGAAAATGGAAAAAATGAAATGCTTCTCGAGCTGGCAGGGTTTCCGATCAAGAAAGTTGATGTTAACGTCTTAAAAGATTTTAAAGTAATTCCAGGAGGCCAATCGATCGGGGTTAAACTGAATACAGTAGGCGTGTTAGTAGTTGGACACCATCAGGTTAATACGGCTGAAGGAAAAGCTTCGCCAGGCGAAACAGCCGGCATAAAAGTTGGAGATATCATTACAGAAATCAATGGAAAGAAAATAGAAAAGATGTCAGATGTTGCTCCCTTTGTTCAAGAAGCAGGCAAAAGCGGCAATCCGCTCCAAATCATCGTAAGCCGTGAAAGCGGAAAGGTGAAAACTGAGCTGACTCCCTTAAAAGAAAACGGGGAAGAAACCTATAAGCTTGGATTATATATACGTGACTCTGCAGCAGGCATTGGGACGATGACTTTCTATCACCCGGAATCAAAAAAATATGGAGCACTCGGCCATGTTATTTCCGATATGGATACAAAGAAGCCAATTGTGGTTGAAGACGGACAAATTGTCAGATCGACTGTTACTTCAATCGAAAAAGGCAGCAATGGCAATCCCGGTGAAAAACTTGCACGATTTTCCTCAGATAAAGAAATAATCGGGAATATTGTCAGGAACAGTCCTTTCGGAATATTCGGGGAATTAAACCGGGATATGAAGAACGGAATTTTTGACAAACCGATGCCTATAGCCTTATCCCATCAGGTAAAAGAGGGAGCTGCCCAAATTTTAACTGTGGTCGACAATGATGAAGTACAATTGTTCGATATTGAAATTGTCAGTACGATTCCGCAGAAGTTTCCGGCAACAAAAGGAATGGTCATAAAAGTGACGGATCAGAAGCTGCTTGATAAAACAGGCGGCATAGTCCAGGGGATGAGCGGAAGCCCGATTATCCAGGATGGCAAGATTATTGGAGCAGTGACACATGTATTTGTAAACGACCCTACTTCAGGATATGGTGTCCATATTGAATGGATGCTAAATGAAGCAGGCATCGATATATATGAAAAAGCTGAAGAAAAAGCATCCTAA
- the recN gene encoding DNA repair protein RecN, with product MLNEISIRNFAIIEALSVSFEKGLTVLTGETGAGKSIIIDAIHLLAGGRGSAEFVRHGEDKAEIEGLFILDDPKHPCYKRSAEFGIEIEDGMIVLRRDISKTGKSVCRVNGKLVTISVLREIGSSLIDIHGQHEHQELMDETFHLPLLDQFGGSKISAALTEYHDIYRLYESTLKKLKNLSENEQQMAHRLDLIQFQLDEIQSAQLKLNEDEDLIEEKSRLSNYERIFDSLQSGYNALQGEHKGLDWIGMVMGYMNDAAELDSAYKEIAENVANSFYLLEDAARSLRNEMDFMEYDPQRLNEIESRLNEINGLKRKYGKTVEEVLEYAAKIEEEIETLQNKETHIDKLQKEVAALKKDLLVEGEELSKLRRKSALKLTKLIHKELKELYMEKTVFEVRFFSDPEVFLKNGIDRAEFYLSTNPGEPLKPLSKIASGGELSRIMLALKSIFSKHQGVTSIIFDEVDTGVSGRVAQAIAEKIHHVSVDSQVLCISHLPQVAAMADTHLFIAKNTKDGRTKTTVKPLTEDEKIKEIGRMISGVEITDLTKEHAKELLHLANQLKLF from the coding sequence TTGTTAAACGAAATATCCATACGAAATTTTGCCATAATCGAAGCCCTTTCTGTCTCATTTGAAAAGGGCTTAACTGTTTTAACTGGTGAAACCGGAGCAGGGAAGTCCATCATTATCGATGCCATTCACTTGCTGGCTGGAGGCAGGGGATCTGCAGAATTTGTCCGCCATGGTGAAGATAAGGCTGAAATTGAGGGGCTTTTTATCCTGGATGATCCTAAACATCCTTGCTATAAAAGGTCTGCTGAATTTGGGATAGAGATTGAAGATGGAATGATTGTTCTCCGCAGGGATATATCAAAGACAGGAAAAAGCGTCTGCAGAGTGAACGGAAAACTTGTCACTATTTCTGTATTGAGAGAAATCGGAAGTTCGCTTATTGATATACACGGTCAGCATGAACATCAGGAATTAATGGATGAAACCTTTCATCTTCCTCTCCTCGATCAGTTTGGAGGATCCAAAATATCCGCTGCCTTAACTGAATACCACGATATCTATAGGTTATATGAAAGTACTCTGAAAAAGCTTAAGAATTTAAGTGAGAATGAACAGCAAATGGCGCATCGGCTTGATCTAATTCAATTTCAGCTGGATGAAATTCAGTCGGCTCAGCTGAAATTGAACGAAGATGAAGATTTGATTGAAGAAAAGAGCAGGCTTTCCAATTATGAACGTATTTTTGATTCTCTACAGTCAGGCTATAATGCCCTTCAAGGAGAACATAAAGGGCTTGATTGGATCGGAATGGTTATGGGCTATATGAATGATGCCGCTGAACTGGACTCTGCCTATAAAGAAATAGCGGAAAATGTGGCAAACAGTTTTTATTTGCTTGAAGATGCAGCCCGATCACTCCGCAATGAAATGGACTTTATGGAATATGATCCCCAAAGGCTTAATGAGATAGAAAGCAGATTGAATGAAATTAATGGGCTAAAGAGAAAATATGGAAAAACGGTTGAAGAAGTGCTGGAATACGCTGCAAAAATAGAAGAAGAAATTGAAACCCTGCAAAATAAAGAAACTCATATTGATAAGCTGCAAAAGGAAGTTGCTGCACTGAAAAAAGACCTTCTGGTTGAAGGAGAAGAATTGAGCAAGCTGCGCAGAAAATCTGCTCTTAAGCTTACCAAGTTAATTCATAAAGAGCTTAAGGAACTATATATGGAAAAGACAGTTTTTGAGGTCAGATTCTTTTCTGATCCCGAAGTCTTCCTAAAGAACGGAATTGACAGGGCGGAGTTCTACCTTTCCACCAATCCGGGAGAACCGCTCAAGCCGCTGTCTAAAATTGCATCAGGCGGGGAATTGTCCCGAATCATGCTTGCTTTAAAGAGCATATTTTCAAAACATCAGGGTGTCACAAGTATAATTTTCGATGAGGTAGACACAGGCGTGAGCGGCAGGGTTGCGCAAGCCATCGCGGAAAAGATTCATCACGTTTCCGTGGATTCACAGGTGCTGTGCATCTCTCATCTTCCGCAGGTTGCGGCCATGGCAGATACTCATTTATTCATTGCTAAAAACACAAAGGATGGGCGGACAAAAACAACAGTAAAACCGCTGACTGAGGATGAGAAAATCAAAGAAATCGGCCGTATGATTTCCGGAGTGGAAATTACTGATTTGACAAAAGAGCATGCGAAAGAGCTGCTGCATCTGGCTAATCAGCTAAAGTTATTTTGA
- the ahrC gene encoding transcriptional regulator AhrC/ArgR: MNKGQRHIKIREIITNNDIETQDDLVDELKNAGFNVTQATVSRDIKELHLVKVPLMDGRYKYSLPADQRFNPLQKLKRNLMDAFVRVDTAGHLLVMKTLPGNAMAIGALIDNLDWEEILGTICGDDTCLIICKTPEDTEAISNRFLEML; the protein is encoded by the coding sequence ATGAATAAAGGGCAAAGACATATAAAAATTCGGGAAATTATTACAAATAACGATATTGAAACACAGGATGACCTGGTGGATGAATTGAAAAACGCCGGGTTTAATGTAACCCAGGCGACTGTCTCAAGAGATATTAAAGAGCTTCACCTGGTAAAAGTTCCATTAATGGACGGCAGGTACAAATACAGTCTTCCGGCGGATCAGCGTTTCAATCCGCTGCAAAAGCTTAAAAGAAATTTAATGGATGCCTTTGTTAGAGTGGATACTGCAGGACATCTCCTTGTTATGAAGACTCTTCCCGGCAATGCCATGGCTATTGGCGCACTTATTGATAACCTTGACTGGGAAGAGATTCTGGGAACAATCTGCGGGGATGACACATGCCTGATCATATGTAAAACCCCAGAAGATACAGAAGCAATTTCAAATCGGTTTCTTGAAATGCTGTAG
- a CDS encoding TlyA family RNA methyltransferase, which yields MKTKKERLDVLLVERGLAETREKAKRAVMAGLVFSNESRLDKPGEKVSADIPLTLKGKVMPYVSRGGLKLEKALKVFDLEIEGKILLDIGSSTGGFTDCALQNGAKMSYALDVGYNQLAWKLRQDERVVVMERTNFRYVTPADLSAGMPDFASIDVSFISLKLILPVLKTLLVPGSDTVALVKPQFEAGREQVGKKGIVRDPKIHEAVIDKIIEFALGLGYDVKDVSFSPITGGDGNIEFLLHLYWSGSKEEGENLLKARTDEIVKEAHAELKTKQVKEEE from the coding sequence ATGAAAACAAAGAAAGAACGATTAGACGTTTTATTAGTTGAAAGAGGTCTTGCTGAGACAAGAGAAAAAGCGAAAAGAGCCGTTATGGCCGGCCTGGTGTTCAGCAATGAAAGCAGGCTGGATAAGCCGGGCGAGAAGGTTAGTGCAGACATTCCGCTGACTTTAAAGGGGAAGGTCATGCCTTATGTCAGCCGCGGAGGATTAAAGCTTGAGAAAGCTCTAAAAGTTTTTGATTTAGAAATCGAAGGCAAGATCCTCCTTGACATCGGATCCTCAACCGGGGGCTTCACAGATTGTGCCCTGCAGAATGGCGCCAAAATGTCTTATGCTTTAGATGTCGGATATAATCAGCTTGCCTGGAAATTAAGGCAGGATGAACGGGTAGTTGTAATGGAAAGGACCAATTTCAGGTATGTAACCCCAGCCGACCTTTCAGCCGGTATGCCTGACTTTGCGTCCATTGATGTTTCGTTCATCTCTCTAAAGCTTATATTGCCTGTATTAAAAACGCTGCTGGTTCCTGGCAGTGACACAGTTGCCCTAGTGAAACCGCAGTTTGAAGCTGGACGGGAACAGGTTGGGAAAAAGGGGATTGTCAGAGATCCTAAAATACATGAAGCCGTGATTGATAAAATTATCGAATTTGCACTGGGCCTCGGCTATGACGTCAAGGACGTTTCCTTTTCACCCATTACAGGCGGAGACGGCAACATAGAATTTCTCCTCCATCTGTATTGGTCAGGCAGCAAAGAAGAAGGAGAAAACCTTCTTAAAGCCCGGACAGATGAGATTGTAAAAGAAGCCCATGCCGAACTGAAAACGAAGCAGGTTAAAGAAGAGGAATAG
- the dxs gene encoding 1-deoxy-D-xylulose-5-phosphate synthase: protein MDLLSIKDPSFLKGLSNKELESLSQDIRTFLIEKLSGTGGHIGPNLGVVELTVALHKCFDSPKDKIIWDVGHQSYVHKILTGRACQFDTLRQYKGLCGFPKMIESEHDVWETGHSSTSLSAAMGMAIARDLKKENNYVIPVIGDGALTGGMALEALNHIGHEKKDMIVILNDNEMSIAPNVGALHNVLGRLRTAGKYNWVKDELEYLLKKVPAVGGKLASTAERLKDSLKYLFVSGMFFEELGFTYLGPVDGHNYEALFENLAYAKKTEGPVLLHVITKKGKGYHPAESDKIGTWHGTGPYKMETGDFVKPASTPPAWSKLVSETVRELAREDERIVAITPAMPVGSKLEGFASEFPDRMYDVGIAEQHAATVAAGLATQNMKPFLAIYSTFLQRAYDQVVHDIARQNLNVFIGIDRAGLVGADGETHQGVFDIAFLRHLPNMVLMMPKDENEGQHMVKTAIEYNDGPIAMRFPRGNGIGVPMDTELKPIPIGTWEVLRDGNDGAILTFGTTIPMALKAAQLLEKEGHNIKVINARFIKPLDEKMLHELFAANMPILTIEEAVLQGGFGSAILEYAHEYGFHHAEIDRMGIPDKFIEHGSVNELLEEIGMTAEDAVEKMGKLARKKQKRA from the coding sequence ATGGATCTGTTATCAATTAAAGACCCTTCCTTCTTAAAAGGGCTCTCGAATAAAGAATTGGAAAGTTTGAGTCAGGATATCCGCACTTTCCTAATAGAAAAGCTTTCAGGCACAGGCGGGCATATTGGCCCTAATCTTGGAGTTGTTGAGCTGACTGTTGCATTGCATAAATGTTTTGACAGTCCGAAGGATAAAATTATCTGGGATGTCGGACATCAGTCGTACGTCCATAAAATTCTTACGGGCCGTGCGTGTCAATTCGATACTTTAAGACAATATAAAGGTCTTTGCGGTTTTCCAAAAATGATTGAAAGCGAGCACGATGTATGGGAAACGGGGCACAGCTCCACTTCTTTATCAGCTGCGATGGGAATGGCTATTGCCAGAGACTTGAAAAAAGAGAATAATTATGTCATTCCCGTAATTGGGGATGGTGCCTTAACAGGCGGGATGGCTTTAGAAGCCTTAAACCATATCGGTCATGAAAAAAAGGATATGATCGTCATATTAAATGATAATGAAATGTCAATTGCCCCTAATGTAGGTGCTCTTCACAATGTACTTGGAAGGTTAAGGACCGCAGGCAAGTATAATTGGGTAAAAGATGAACTTGAATATTTATTAAAAAAGGTTCCGGCAGTCGGCGGTAAATTGGCCTCAACTGCTGAAAGACTGAAAGATAGCCTAAAGTATCTGTTTGTGTCAGGCATGTTCTTCGAAGAATTAGGTTTTACCTATTTGGGACCTGTCGATGGGCATAACTATGAAGCCTTATTCGAGAACCTTGCTTATGCAAAGAAAACAGAAGGCCCAGTGCTTCTCCATGTTATAACGAAAAAAGGCAAAGGCTATCACCCTGCCGAAAGCGACAAGATTGGCACATGGCATGGTACAGGCCCTTATAAAATGGAGACAGGCGACTTTGTGAAACCTGCAAGTACACCGCCTGCATGGAGCAAGCTTGTCTCCGAAACCGTCAGGGAGCTTGCGAGAGAAGATGAAAGAATCGTTGCAATTACTCCTGCAATGCCTGTTGGCTCGAAGCTTGAAGGCTTTGCAAGTGAATTTCCGGATAGGATGTACGATGTTGGTATTGCTGAACAGCACGCAGCAACGGTAGCTGCCGGGCTGGCAACCCAAAACATGAAGCCGTTTCTTGCGATTTATTCTACTTTCCTGCAGCGTGCTTATGACCAGGTCGTACACGATATTGCACGCCAGAACTTGAATGTATTTATCGGAATAGACCGGGCAGGACTTGTGGGTGCAGATGGTGAAACCCATCAGGGTGTATTCGATATTGCGTTTTTAAGGCATTTGCCGAATATGGTATTGATGATGCCAAAAGATGAAAATGAAGGCCAGCATATGGTAAAAACAGCTATAGAATATAATGATGGCCCTATTGCTATGCGTTTCCCGCGCGGAAATGGCATAGGAGTGCCTATGGATACAGAACTTAAGCCAATTCCAATTGGAACATGGGAAGTTCTGCGCGATGGCAATGACGGAGCGATTTTAACCTTTGGGACAACCATTCCAATGGCTTTGAAGGCAGCTCAACTCCTGGAGAAAGAGGGACACAACATTAAAGTCATTAATGCAAGGTTTATTAAGCCGCTTGATGAAAAGATGCTGCATGAATTGTTCGCAGCCAATATGCCTATTCTCACTATAGAAGAAGCTGTGCTGCAGGGTGGCTTTGGAAGTGCAATTCTTGAATATGCACACGAATATGGCTTCCATCATGCCGAAATCGACCGTATGGGGATACCTGATAAATTTATTGAGCATGGCAGTGTAAATGAACTATTGGAAGAAATCGGGATGACTGCAGAAGATGCTGTTGAGAAAATGGGAAAACTGGCAAGAAAAAAACAAAAAAGGGCTTAA
- a CDS encoding polyprenyl synthetase family protein produces the protein MQQSLSSFSELHKQKLEIHLKDYVNKLKAPPEIKESMLYSLEAGGKRIRPMLLFASLAAFGEDTSKGLWTAAAIEMVHTYSLIHDDLPSMDNDDLRRGKPTNHKVFGEAFAILAGDALLTYSFQTITETPDEFASAETKLSLIKELSKASGAEGMVGGQAADIKGEGKQLGLEDLEYIHVHKTGKLLECSVVSGAILANASQETLRALSAFAYHLGLAFQIRDDILDLEGTEEIIGKPVGSDESKNKSTYPSLLTINGAKEALENHIRSAKEKLRETGLQTELLEEITDLIANRDH, from the coding sequence TTGCAGCAATCCTTAAGTTCTTTCTCTGAACTGCATAAACAGAAACTGGAAATCCATTTAAAGGATTACGTAAATAAATTGAAAGCTCCTCCTGAGATCAAGGAATCGATGCTGTATTCACTTGAAGCCGGGGGAAAGCGGATCAGGCCAATGCTGTTATTTGCTTCATTGGCTGCTTTTGGCGAGGATACGTCGAAAGGGTTGTGGACTGCGGCGGCGATTGAGATGGTCCATACATATTCGCTCATTCACGATGACTTGCCAAGCATGGATAATGACGATTTAAGAAGAGGCAAACCGACCAACCATAAAGTATTTGGAGAAGCATTCGCCATTCTGGCAGGCGATGCCTTGCTTACTTACAGCTTCCAAACAATTACGGAAACACCTGACGAATTTGCTTCAGCCGAAACAAAGCTGTCTTTAATTAAAGAGCTGTCGAAAGCTTCCGGTGCTGAGGGGATGGTTGGCGGCCAGGCAGCAGACATTAAAGGAGAAGGCAAGCAGCTGGGATTAGAGGATCTTGAGTACATCCACGTGCATAAAACCGGCAAATTGCTGGAATGCAGTGTTGTATCAGGAGCAATTTTGGCAAATGCCAGTCAGGAAACACTTCGGGCTCTATCTGCTTTTGCCTATCACCTGGGACTGGCTTTTCAAATCAGGGATGATATCCTCGACCTTGAAGGGACAGAGGAGATAATTGGGAAGCCTGTTGGCAGTGATGAATCAAAAAATAAAAGCACCTATCCATCTCTTCTTACAATAAATGGGGCGAAAGAGGCGCTTGAAAACCATATCAGATCTGCAAAAGAAAAGCTGAGGGAAACAGGCCTTCAAACAGAGCTGCTGGAAGAAATAACAGATCTAATTGCAAACAGGGACCACTAA
- the xseB gene encoding exodeoxyribonuclease VII small subunit, translated as MANEKQLSFEQAMEELEVIVEKLEEGDVPLEEAINIYKKGMELSKLCHDKLKNVESQLTEILTEDGRKANFAIPEEE; from the coding sequence ATGGCGAATGAAAAACAACTTTCATTTGAACAAGCGATGGAAGAACTTGAAGTTATTGTAGAAAAGCTTGAAGAGGGAGATGTTCCCCTTGAAGAGGCTATAAATATTTATAAAAAAGGCATGGAGCTATCAAAATTATGTCATGATAAGCTTAAAAACGTGGAATCACAGCTTACGGAAATACTGACGGAGGATGGCCGTAAAGCGAACTTCGCCATTCCGGAGGAGGAATAA